The Dioscorea cayenensis subsp. rotundata cultivar TDr96_F1 chromosome 7, TDr96_F1_v2_PseudoChromosome.rev07_lg8_w22 25.fasta, whole genome shotgun sequence genome includes a region encoding these proteins:
- the LOC120264330 gene encoding protection of telomeres protein 1a-like has product MKDIKIGVEIDLVCKVLYVVELSTNEWMLFVWDGTDAPPVTFTQELDAEGESPLPLHFEIMPYNMTIPPVGSILRVVVGKHFKEVVQLQSGSQWIKLCNMTFITECGFWKGLLQNICKIRFLGEADANVKLNIREYENRVTSRVRQPLACSHQPSNITELDFEDYDDVPYFSLRESLLCSERSQRFKSIVRVLAAHPWRTHELQLDQDCCQISLTLEDPTARIRAYVKDAEKFFGHCQNAEIISSKLKKLLGTRDNDEAGPSDSTRDPPWVWCCIKSYFVNGINADPWIDERYWIDCTIMRG; this is encoded by the exons GTTCTCTATGTTGTTGAGCTATCTACCAATGAATGGATGCTGTTTGTGTGGGATGGAACAGACGCTCCTCCTGTGACTTTTACTCAAGA ATTGGATGCAGAAGGAGAAAGCCCATTACCATTACATTTTGAAATCATGCCATATAATATGACCATACCTCCTGTTGGATCTATTCTCAGAGTTGTTGTTGGCAAACATTTTAAGGAGGTTGTTCAGCTACAAAGTGGTAGTCAGTGGATAAAATTATGCAACATGACTTTTATAACAGAGTGTGGATTTTGGAAAGGATTGCTGCAGAACATTTGTAAGATTCGTTTTCTGGGAGAAGCGGATGCAAATGTTAAATTGAACATACG TGAGTATGAAAATCGAGTTACGTCCCGAGTGCGACAACCTTTGGCATGCTCTCATCAGCCTTCTAATATTACAG AGCTTGATTTTGAGGATTATGATGATGtgccatatttttcattgagaGAGTCTCTTCTATGTTCAGAG AGATCTCAAAGATTCAAATCAATTGTTCGAGTACTAGCTGCACATCCTTGGAGAACGCATGAACTGCAACTTGATCAAGATTGTTGTCAAATTAGTTTGACCCTAGAAGATCCTACTGCAAGAATACGTGCATATGTTAAAGATGCG GAGAAGTTTTTTGGACATTGCCAAAATGCTGAGATTATATCTTCAAAACTGAAAAAGCTACTTGGAACCAGGGACAATGATGAAGCAGGGCCTTCGGATTCCACAAGAGATCCACCATGGGTGTGGTGTTGTATCAAGTCATATTTCGTCAATGGCATTAACGCCGATCCCTGGATCGATGAACGCTATTGGATTGATTGCACTATCATGCGTGGATGA